The following proteins are encoded in a genomic region of Cellulomonas sp. ES6:
- a CDS encoding DapH/DapD/GlmU-related protein, with amino-acid sequence MGRRGELVFNRVITHVPSNALRIATLRRLGADLGEHVYLFGGSEVLEPGNLRIAGRCHVGRFCQVDARGGIDIGHDVVIASHVLLVTADHDLRDPGFAGRLGPIVIGDRAWLASRSTVVRGVTIGEGAVVAAGAVVTQDVPPWTVVGGVPAKPIGERPREQHYRIDYGPERY; translated from the coding sequence GTGGGACGACGGGGCGAGCTGGTCTTCAACCGGGTCATCACGCACGTGCCGAGCAACGCGCTGCGCATCGCGACGCTGCGCCGGCTCGGGGCGGACCTCGGCGAGCACGTGTACCTGTTCGGAGGCTCCGAGGTGCTGGAGCCGGGCAACCTCCGGATCGCGGGGCGCTGCCACGTCGGGCGGTTCTGCCAGGTGGACGCGCGCGGCGGCATCGACATCGGGCACGACGTCGTCATCGCCAGCCACGTGCTGCTGGTGACGGCGGACCACGACCTGCGCGACCCCGGGTTCGCGGGGCGGCTCGGCCCGATCGTCATCGGGGACCGGGCGTGGCTGGCGAGCCGGTCCACGGTGGTGCGGGGCGTGACGATCGGCGAGGGCGCCGTGGTGGCGGCCGGCGCGGTGGTCACGCAGGACGTGCCGCCGTGGACGGTCGTCGGGGGCGTGCCGGCGAAGCCGATCGGCGAGCGCCCGCGCGAGCAGCACTACCGGATCGACTACGGGCCCGAGCGGTACTGA
- a CDS encoding glycosyltransferase, with translation MTAAPAGLRLVHVTRLPPSPSGVAAYAQAFRPVLEELGEVDVEQLPPEPGASQSAVLAVRLARRLARRDPADVLVVEQAGRGLAEFWAAWWLARRGRRVWLMVHDVPELSGGAFFTTLLDRRGGRRVAAALSAVLGRRAERDLLQRAERVLCLSPAGARALEHAHRLTRPVQDVPHVGAVAEAPVEGRTEVLVPGYVADAADVLPLVRAAGDLPAGWTLVVGAASPATEERLRQEAAARGVPDRVRLLGFLPEADVRAAFARAAVVVRWRRDGWGGGGAFAVSGPLVAALGHGCAVVTNDSRGASHLFDEARVVVVGDGEPGERALLAAVQALVADPADRLDRAQAGRDLVRREHVPGAIAARLGGARDPERAGAARGKEA, from the coding sequence GTGACGGCGGCCCCCGCGGGGCTGCGGCTCGTGCACGTCACGCGCCTGCCGCCCAGCCCGAGCGGCGTCGCGGCCTACGCCCAGGCGTTCCGCCCCGTGCTGGAGGAGCTCGGGGAGGTGGACGTCGAGCAGCTGCCGCCCGAGCCGGGGGCGTCGCAGTCGGCGGTGCTGGCCGTGCGGCTCGCCCGGCGGCTCGCGCGCCGCGACCCCGCCGACGTCCTCGTGGTCGAGCAGGCCGGGCGGGGGCTCGCCGAGTTCTGGGCGGCCTGGTGGCTGGCCCGGCGCGGGCGGCGCGTCTGGCTGATGGTGCACGACGTGCCGGAGCTCTCCGGCGGCGCCTTCTTCACCACCCTGCTCGACCGTCGCGGGGGGCGCCGCGTCGCCGCGGCCCTCTCGGCCGTGCTCGGGCGGCGGGCGGAGCGGGACCTGCTGCAGCGCGCGGAGCGGGTGCTGTGCCTGTCGCCGGCCGGCGCCCGGGCCCTCGAGCACGCGCACCGGCTCACCCGCCCGGTGCAGGACGTGCCGCACGTCGGTGCCGTCGCCGAGGCGCCGGTCGAGGGGCGGACCGAGGTGCTCGTCCCGGGCTACGTCGCGGACGCGGCCGACGTGCTGCCGCTGGTCCGGGCGGCGGGGGACCTGCCCGCCGGCTGGACGCTCGTCGTCGGGGCGGCCTCGCCGGCCACCGAGGAGCGGCTGCGCCAGGAGGCGGCGGCGCGGGGCGTGCCCGACCGCGTCCGGCTGCTGGGGTTCCTGCCGGAGGCCGACGTCCGGGCCGCGTTCGCGCGCGCCGCCGTCGTCGTGCGGTGGCGGCGCGACGGGTGGGGCGGTGGCGGCGCCTTCGCGGTGAGCGGCCCGCTGGTCGCCGCGCTGGGCCACGGCTGCGCGGTCGTCACCAACGACTCCCGCGGCGCGTCGCACCTGTTCGACGAGGCCCGGGTGGTGGTGGTCGGCGACGGCGAGCCGGGCGAGCGGGCGCTGCTGGCCGCCGTGCAGGCGCTCGTGGCGGACCCGGCGGACCGGCTGGACCGGGCGCAGGCCGGGCGCGACCTGGTGCGCCGGGAGCACGTGCCGGGGGCGATCGCCGCGCGGCTGGGCGGTGCGCGGGACCCGGAGCGCGCGGGCGCGGCCCGCGGGAAGGAGGCCTGA
- a CDS encoding glycosyltransferase gives MTSPGTVSAVVYSRDEADLLRDCLPRLAGFDEVLVCDMGSRDDTSAVAAEHGARLVPVPDAPVVEQVRQLGLDAATSDWVLFVDADEHLPAGFRAALQPVLDGPDDVAGVRLRYDNVAFGRLLEHSLRGSAKFALLRRGRAHYAEPALAHVPPVLDGRGIDAPESVPAIAHLNFRSVAQTTEKILRYAANNPGRFTRLDDPVALLRELLRSTVYSGVWRDGRAGFAVAALHTFGHLYGSLLEDERTGRLTQDVPRRRTRLLGAVEGVQRAAVGVRDGVRGAARGGSRGAR, from the coding sequence ATGACCTCCCCGGGCACCGTGAGCGCCGTCGTGTACTCCCGAGACGAGGCCGACCTGCTGCGCGACTGCCTGCCGCGGCTGGCCGGCTTCGACGAGGTGCTCGTCTGCGACATGGGGTCGCGCGACGACACCTCCGCGGTCGCCGCGGAGCACGGGGCGCGCCTGGTGCCGGTCCCGGACGCGCCCGTCGTGGAGCAGGTGCGCCAGCTCGGGCTCGACGCGGCGACCAGCGACTGGGTGCTGTTCGTGGACGCGGACGAGCACCTCCCGGCGGGGTTCCGCGCGGCCCTGCAGCCCGTGCTCGACGGTCCCGACGACGTCGCCGGCGTGCGCCTGCGGTACGACAACGTGGCGTTCGGCCGGCTGCTGGAGCACTCGCTGCGAGGGAGCGCCAAGTTCGCCCTGCTGCGGCGCGGGCGGGCGCACTACGCCGAGCCCGCGCTCGCCCACGTCCCGCCGGTGCTCGACGGCCGCGGCATCGACGCGCCGGAGTCCGTGCCGGCCATCGCCCACCTGAACTTCCGCTCCGTCGCCCAGACGACCGAGAAGATCCTGCGGTACGCCGCGAACAACCCCGGACGGTTCACCCGGTTGGACGACCCCGTGGCCCTGCTGCGCGAGCTGCTGCGGTCCACCGTCTACTCCGGCGTCTGGCGCGACGGCCGCGCGGGGTTCGCCGTCGCCGCGCTGCACACCTTCGGGCACCTGTACGGCTCGCTGCTGGAGGACGAGCGCACCGGCCGGCTGACGCAGGACGTGCCGCGGCGCCGCACGCGGCTGCTGGGCGCCGTCGAGGGCGTCCAGCGCGCCGCCGTCGGGGTCCGGGACGGCGTGCGCGGCGCGGCCCGCGGCGGTTCGCGGGGAGCCCGGTGA
- the lhgO gene encoding L-2-hydroxyglutarate oxidase has protein sequence MSHVLVVGSGIVGLAVAARLAARGDQVTVLDKEDGLALHQTGRNSGVVHSGLYYPPGSLKATMAAAGTRSLTAYARERGVPVEICGKLVVATSERELPGLEKLADRAVANGVPARRLTPAEAREYEPHVRAVGALRVESTGIVDYPGVCRALAADVEAAGGSVVLGEEVLAARTVPDRPGARGRVEVRTDKADREVDALVVCAGLHADRIARACGLEPEARIVPFRGEYFELTPEAGEQVRGLIYPVPDPRFPFLGVHLTRGIEGHVHAGPNAVLALAREGYTWRDVSPGDMADALGWPGLWRLAARNLVPGAAEVGRSLSTHAFARSLSRLVPGITAGDLVPAPAGVRAQALRRDGGLVDDFLVQTTARQVHVLNAPSPAATASLEIARHIVEQLDATLPLEHAA, from the coding sequence ATGAGCCACGTCCTCGTCGTCGGCAGCGGCATCGTCGGGCTGGCGGTCGCCGCCCGCCTCGCCGCGCGCGGCGACCAGGTCACCGTCCTGGATAAGGAGGACGGGCTGGCCCTGCACCAGACCGGTCGCAACTCCGGTGTCGTGCACTCCGGCCTGTACTACCCGCCGGGCAGCCTCAAGGCGACGATGGCCGCCGCGGGCACCCGGTCGCTCACCGCCTACGCCCGCGAGCGCGGCGTCCCGGTCGAGATCTGCGGGAAGCTCGTCGTCGCCACCTCCGAGCGCGAGCTGCCCGGCCTCGAGAAGCTCGCGGACCGCGCCGTCGCCAACGGGGTGCCGGCCCGCCGCCTCACGCCGGCCGAGGCCCGCGAGTACGAGCCGCACGTGCGGGCGGTCGGCGCGCTGCGCGTCGAGTCGACCGGCATCGTCGACTACCCCGGCGTGTGCCGCGCGCTCGCCGCGGACGTGGAGGCGGCGGGCGGCAGCGTCGTGCTCGGCGAGGAGGTGCTCGCCGCGCGCACCGTGCCCGACCGGCCCGGTGCCCGCGGCCGCGTCGAGGTGCGCACCGACAAGGCGGACCGCGAGGTCGACGCGCTCGTCGTCTGCGCCGGGCTGCACGCCGACCGCATCGCACGCGCGTGCGGGCTGGAGCCGGAAGCGCGGATCGTGCCGTTCCGCGGGGAGTACTTCGAGCTCACCCCCGAGGCCGGCGAGCAGGTGCGCGGGCTGATCTACCCCGTGCCGGACCCGCGGTTCCCGTTCCTCGGCGTGCACCTCACGCGCGGCATCGAGGGGCACGTCCACGCCGGCCCGAACGCCGTGCTCGCGCTCGCCCGGGAGGGCTACACCTGGCGCGACGTGTCGCCGGGCGACATGGCCGACGCGCTGGGCTGGCCCGGGCTCTGGCGGCTCGCCGCCCGCAACCTCGTGCCGGGTGCGGCCGAGGTCGGCCGCTCGCTGTCCACGCACGCGTTCGCCCGGAGCCTGTCGCGCCTGGTGCCCGGCATCACCGCCGGGGACCTCGTGCCGGCCCCGGCAGGCGTCCGCGCGCAGGCGCTGCGCCGCGACGGCGGGCTGGTCGACGACTTCCTCGTGCAGACCACCGCGCGCCAGGTGCACGTCCTCAACGCGCCGTCCCCCGCGGCCACGGCGTCGCTGGAGATCGCGCGCCACATCGTCGAGCAGCTCGACGCCACCCTCCCCCTGGAGCACGCCGCGTGA
- a CDS encoding glycosyltransferase, with translation MRIALIVRHPVLPEVTAGGILDLHHLARELVRAGHVPEVVATKYGGRRLLPRRALQRLRPHHPAAWADDAQGYRTTRYGPWSMRAGVERRLDHGDWDVVALQDVATFDLVEPVHRRGIPLLIRIVAMQEVDELARRSAADPRFAAVLRDPRVRVVSNSRYVAGRVRDALGLETPVVYPPIDLGDCRTTGHDPVHVTMVNPRDVKGIDTTLAVAALLPHRQFLLQEAWALDPEERDALLARLRTLPNVRLAPVTDRMAEVYRRTAVLLAPSRVVETFGRVALEAAANGIPVVATRAGGLPEAVGPGGVLVEPSAGPRTWAGAVEGLLADPARYARVAAAGRAHAAQPAFDQSVVAAAILRVALSAAGGTTLAA, from the coding sequence ATGCGCATCGCCCTGATCGTCCGGCACCCCGTGCTGCCGGAGGTGACCGCCGGCGGCATCCTCGACCTGCACCACCTGGCCCGGGAGCTCGTGCGCGCGGGCCACGTGCCGGAGGTCGTCGCGACGAAGTACGGCGGACGACGGCTGCTGCCCCGCCGCGCCCTGCAGCGGCTGCGGCCGCACCACCCGGCCGCCTGGGCGGACGACGCCCAGGGGTACCGGACCACGCGCTACGGCCCGTGGTCGATGCGGGCCGGCGTCGAGCGGCGGCTGGACCACGGCGACTGGGACGTGGTCGCCCTGCAGGACGTGGCCACGTTCGACCTGGTCGAGCCGGTGCACCGCCGCGGGATCCCCCTGCTGATCCGCATCGTCGCGATGCAGGAGGTCGACGAGCTCGCGCGGCGCAGCGCCGCCGACCCGCGCTTCGCCGCCGTGCTGCGCGACCCGCGGGTGCGCGTGGTCAGCAACTCCCGCTACGTCGCCGGCCGGGTCCGGGACGCGCTCGGCCTGGAGACCCCCGTGGTCTACCCGCCGATCGACCTCGGCGACTGCCGCACGACCGGGCACGACCCCGTGCACGTCACGATGGTCAACCCCCGGGACGTCAAGGGCATCGACACCACGCTCGCGGTCGCCGCGCTGCTGCCGCACCGGCAGTTCCTGCTGCAGGAGGCGTGGGCGCTCGACCCGGAGGAGCGCGACGCCCTGCTCGCCCGGCTGCGCACGCTGCCGAACGTGCGGCTCGCCCCGGTGACCGACCGCATGGCGGAGGTCTACCGGCGCACCGCGGTCCTGCTCGCGCCGTCCCGGGTGGTCGAGACGTTCGGGCGCGTGGCGCTCGAGGCCGCGGCCAACGGCATCCCCGTGGTCGCGACGCGCGCCGGCGGGCTGCCCGAGGCGGTCGGCCCCGGTGGCGTGCTCGTGGAACCGTCCGCGGGCCCGCGGACGTGGGCCGGCGCCGTCGAGGGCCTGCTCGCGGACCCGGCGCGGTACGCCCGCGTCGCCGCCGCCGGCCGGGCGCACGCGGCGCAGCCGGCGTTCGACCAGAGCGTGGTGGCCGCCGCGATCCTGCGGGTCGCGCTCAGCGCGGCGGGCGGGACGACGCTGGCCGCCTGA
- a CDS encoding polysaccharide deacetylase family protein, translating to MPTPLVPREQSAPRLHPGRGRVVLRRDMGEFGDPAPRPLPRRAVVELARPVLQPLAALVGVETLDRVVALTFDDGPDPHHTPRLLDVLGERGAHATFFVLSEAAEQHPDLVRRIVAEGHELALHSRDHRRRLAQVPYEESMRVVAESRAVVEQIAGRPIHLFRPPYGSHTVRQRRGWARQGLRVVLWSSSVEDWYHGEQDEMVRRAYASLHPGALVLMHDTRADPETASDPSELPRHDRAAVLDALLRRIAADGYRTRTAGELLSEYPPVRAMMRDMMR from the coding sequence ATGCCGACACCTCTCGTCCCCCGCGAGCAGTCCGCCCCGCGGCTGCACCCCGGTCGGGGGCGCGTCGTGCTGCGCCGCGACATGGGGGAGTTCGGGGACCCCGCGCCGCGGCCGCTGCCCCGGCGCGCGGTCGTCGAGCTGGCGCGGCCCGTCCTGCAGCCGCTCGCGGCGCTCGTCGGCGTCGAGACGCTCGACCGGGTGGTGGCGCTGACGTTCGACGACGGCCCCGACCCGCACCACACGCCGCGCCTGCTCGACGTGCTGGGCGAGCGCGGCGCGCACGCCACGTTCTTCGTCCTCAGCGAGGCCGCGGAGCAGCACCCCGACCTCGTGCGGCGCATCGTCGCCGAGGGGCACGAGCTCGCGCTGCACAGCCGCGACCACCGCCGCCGGCTCGCGCAGGTGCCGTACGAGGAGTCCATGCGCGTGGTGGCGGAGTCGCGCGCCGTCGTCGAGCAGATCGCCGGGCGGCCGATCCACCTGTTCCGGCCCCCGTACGGCTCGCACACCGTGCGGCAGCGCCGCGGGTGGGCGCGCCAGGGCCTGCGGGTGGTGCTGTGGTCGTCCTCCGTGGAGGACTGGTACCACGGCGAGCAGGACGAGATGGTGCGCCGGGCGTACGCCTCGCTGCACCCCGGGGCGCTCGTGCTCATGCACGACACCCGGGCCGACCCGGAGACCGCGTCCGACCCGTCGGAGCTGCCCCGCCACGACCGCGCCGCCGTGCTCGACGCGCTGCTGCGGCGGATCGCGGCGGACGGCTACCGCACGCGCACCGCGGGGGAGCTGCTCTCCGAGTACCCGCCCGTGCGGGCGATGATGCGCGACATGATGCGCTGA
- a CDS encoding GMC oxidoreductase, whose protein sequence is MIVDARTLRPGAVRTADVCVVGSGPAGVTVALGLLARGLTVAVLESGGPDLDPEADRLQLAADGLEFGTVDQISGTRRVGGNANLWSVDLGGGRRGLRLVPLSDADLEARPWLPGSGWPITPADLEPGFRRAQELFGLRPEGYAADPWERPGATRLPLDEAVVTTDVFQFADRREFAERHIRTVAGDPSCTVFHHAYVVELRTDPGATRVTEVRTMSVPGREVVFRAPTVVLAGGGLATTQLMLGSTGVRRALERAGGARGTDPLGRNFMDHPLVDGGVLEPADRSLVDEMALYDLRTIEGVPVMGHLRLSDDALRSEPVTQLSTMFFPRHASQREPEAGDDRGAAARRSAVAVRDALRARRLPGAADLWGAISGGGSVLRQALHSGGRRSTYVGHGGWSTFRRPSRHFDHLRVLHQAEQAPHPGNRVTLGDQTDAFGVRRLRVDWRWTPEDARAAAGAHALVAEAVRRAGLGELRPALAGVDPVVLGSSTNHYLGTTRMHADPALGVVDPDCRVHGLGNLYVASTSVFPTGGFANPTLTLVALASRLAEEVLATFG, encoded by the coding sequence ATGATCGTCGACGCGCGCACGCTGCGTCCGGGAGCTGTCCGCACGGCCGACGTCTGCGTCGTCGGCTCCGGCCCGGCCGGCGTGACGGTCGCCCTGGGGCTGCTCGCCCGGGGCCTGACCGTCGCGGTGCTGGAGTCCGGGGGCCCGGACCTGGACCCGGAGGCGGATCGGCTGCAGCTCGCCGCGGACGGGCTCGAGTTCGGGACGGTCGACCAGATCAGCGGCACGCGGCGGGTCGGCGGGAACGCGAACCTGTGGAGCGTCGACCTCGGCGGGGGGCGGCGCGGGCTGCGCCTGGTGCCGCTGTCGGACGCGGACCTGGAGGCCCGGCCGTGGCTGCCGGGGAGCGGCTGGCCGATCACGCCGGCCGACCTCGAGCCCGGCTTCCGGCGCGCGCAGGAGCTGTTCGGGCTGCGGCCCGAGGGGTACGCGGCCGACCCGTGGGAGCGCCCGGGTGCCACCCGCCTGCCGCTGGACGAGGCGGTGGTGACGACGGACGTGTTCCAGTTCGCCGACCGGCGGGAGTTCGCGGAACGCCACATCCGGACCGTCGCCGGCGACCCGTCCTGCACGGTGTTCCACCACGCGTACGTCGTGGAGCTGCGCACCGACCCGGGCGCGACGCGCGTCACGGAGGTCCGCACGATGAGCGTGCCGGGGCGCGAGGTGGTGTTCCGGGCGCCGACGGTCGTGCTCGCGGGCGGCGGGCTGGCGACCACCCAGCTCATGCTCGGCTCGACCGGCGTGCGGCGGGCGCTGGAGCGCGCGGGCGGGGCGCGCGGCACCGACCCGCTGGGCCGGAACTTCATGGACCACCCGCTGGTGGACGGCGGCGTGCTGGAGCCGGCGGACCGGTCGCTGGTGGACGAGATGGCGCTGTACGACCTGCGGACCATCGAGGGCGTGCCCGTGATGGGGCACCTGCGCCTCAGCGACGACGCCCTGCGGTCGGAGCCCGTGACGCAGCTGTCGACGATGTTCTTCCCGCGGCACGCCAGCCAGCGCGAGCCGGAGGCCGGCGACGACCGGGGTGCGGCGGCGCGGCGGTCGGCGGTCGCGGTGCGGGACGCGCTGCGGGCGCGCCGGCTGCCGGGCGCGGCGGACCTGTGGGGCGCGATCTCGGGCGGCGGGTCGGTGCTGCGCCAGGCCCTGCACTCCGGCGGGCGGCGCTCGACCTACGTGGGCCACGGCGGGTGGTCGACCTTCCGGCGGCCGTCGCGGCACTTCGACCACCTGCGGGTGCTGCACCAGGCGGAGCAGGCGCCGCACCCGGGCAACCGGGTGACGCTCGGGGACCAGACCGACGCGTTCGGGGTCCGGCGGCTGCGCGTCGACTGGCGGTGGACGCCCGAGGACGCCCGCGCCGCGGCGGGCGCGCACGCGCTGGTCGCCGAGGCGGTCCGGCGTGCGGGGCTGGGGGAGCTGCGCCCGGCGCTCGCGGGTGTGGACCCCGTGGTGCTCGGCTCCTCCACCAACCACTACCTGGGCACGACGCGGATGCACGCCGACCCGGCGCTCGGCGTCGTGGACCCGGACTGCCGGGTGCACGGGCTGGGCAACCTGTACGTGGCGAGCACGTCGGTGTTCCCGACGGGCGGCTTCGCGAACCCGACGCTGACCCTCGTGGCGCTGGCGTCGCGGCTCGCGGAGGAGGTCCTCGCCACGTTCGGGTGA